The following proteins come from a genomic window of Flavobacterium crocinum:
- the kdsB gene encoding 3-deoxy-manno-octulosonate cytidylyltransferase has translation MKIIAVIPARYASTRFPAKLMQDLGGKTIILRTYEAAVSTKLFDDVFVVTDSDLIFDEIVSNGGKAIMSIKEHESGSDRIAEAIADLDVDIVVNVQGDEPFTEAEPLAEVLSVFKNDPDRKIDLASLMREITNVDEINNPNNVKVVVDQSQFALYFSRSVIPYPREKNVGVRYFQHIGIYAFRKQALLDFYSLPMKTLEASEKLEQLRYLEFGKRIKMVETKHVGIGIDTAEDLERARAMLKDL, from the coding sequence ATGAAAATAATAGCAGTAATTCCAGCCAGATATGCTTCAACCCGTTTTCCGGCAAAACTGATGCAGGATTTAGGAGGTAAAACAATAATTCTGAGAACCTATGAAGCTGCGGTTTCGACAAAACTATTCGACGATGTTTTTGTAGTAACCGATTCTGATTTGATTTTTGATGAAATCGTTTCAAATGGTGGAAAAGCCATTATGAGCATCAAAGAGCATGAATCTGGAAGTGACAGAATTGCTGAAGCTATCGCAGATCTTGATGTTGATATTGTGGTAAATGTTCAGGGTGATGAGCCTTTTACGGAAGCGGAACCTTTAGCTGAGGTTTTGTCAGTTTTTAAAAATGATCCGGACAGAAAAATCGATTTGGCTTCGTTAATGCGTGAAATTACAAATGTAGACGAAATAAATAATCCAAACAATGTAAAAGTGGTGGTAGATCAATCGCAGTTTGCATTGTATTTTTCAAGATCTGTAATTCCGTATCCGAGAGAGAAAAATGTTGGAGTAAGATATTTTCAGCATATCGGAATCTATGCTTTTAGAAAACAGGCTTTATTAGACTTTTACAGCCTTCCTATGAAAACTTTAGAAGCTTCAGAGAAATTGGAACAGCTGAGATATTTAGAATTCGGAAAACGCATTAAAATGGTCGAAACTAAACATGTCGGAATTGGTATCGATACGGCTGAAGATCTAGAGCGAGCTAGAGCGATGTTGAAAGATCTTTAA
- a CDS encoding class I SAM-dependent methyltransferase gives MNPNKALWEKGDFTRVAESMRESGAELVAKIGIKENSDVLDLGCGDGTTAIPSAKLGANVLGVDIARNLVEAGNLRAKKEGLDNIVFQEGDATDLNELKNQSFDVTMSIFGAMFAPKPFDVAKEMVRVTRPGGKIIMGNWIPGDPTLIAQILKISAEFTPPPPEGFISPMLWGIEDNVIERFTNAGVPKENISFERDTFTFKAAFPPSEWLNRLKTYYGPTMNAFEAAEQNGKTSDLYAKLGELVNSQNKSNDTNSTLIPATYLRVTVFV, from the coding sequence ATGAATCCAAACAAAGCATTATGGGAAAAAGGCGATTTTACACGCGTGGCAGAATCTATGAGAGAAAGCGGTGCGGAATTGGTTGCCAAAATTGGAATTAAAGAAAACAGTGACGTTTTAGATCTCGGCTGTGGCGATGGTACCACCGCAATACCTTCGGCAAAATTAGGCGCCAATGTTTTAGGTGTTGATATAGCAAGAAATTTAGTTGAAGCGGGTAATCTTCGGGCAAAAAAGGAAGGATTGGACAATATTGTATTTCAAGAAGGTGACGCAACCGATCTGAATGAATTAAAAAATCAGTCTTTCGATGTTACGATGAGCATTTTTGGAGCAATGTTTGCCCCAAAACCTTTTGATGTTGCTAAAGAAATGGTTCGTGTTACACGACCTGGAGGTAAAATTATTATGGGAAATTGGATACCCGGAGACCCAACACTGATTGCACAAATCCTGAAGATTAGTGCTGAATTTACACCACCGCCTCCTGAGGGTTTTATAAGTCCGATGCTTTGGGGGATTGAGGATAACGTGATTGAAAGATTCACAAATGCGGGTGTTCCTAAAGAAAATATTTCTTTTGAGAGAGATACCTTTACATTTAAAGCAGCATTCCCGCCTTCGGAGTGGCTAAATCGATTAAAAACTTATTATGGTCCCACCATGAATGCTTTTGAAGCTGCTGAACAAAATGGAAAAACTTCTGATTTGTATGCTAAACTTGGAGAATTAGTTAACAGTCAAAACAAAAGTAATGACACAAATTCTACATTAATTCCTGCAACTTATCTTCGTGTTACAGTTTTTGTTTGA